A genomic window from Roseovarius sp. THAF9 includes:
- a CDS encoding type 1 glutamine amidotransferase domain-containing protein, which produces MKILMVLTSHDTLGDTGKKTGFWLEEFAAPYYVFKDAGADITLASPKGGQPPIDPSSDNADAQTDDTRRFKDDPETQKHLATTLKLSDVTEDGFDAIFYPGGHGPLWDLAENADSKRLIEAFAAADLPVGAVCHAPAVFRHTQGADGKPLVSGRRVTGFTNTEEEAVGLTDVVPFLVEDMLKANGGQYEKGADWASFVLRDGKLVTGQNPASSTAAAQEILALLK; this is translated from the coding sequence ATGAAAATTCTGATGGTACTGACATCCCACGACACACTCGGGGACACAGGCAAGAAAACCGGCTTCTGGCTGGAGGAGTTTGCGGCCCCCTATTACGTCTTCAAGGACGCCGGAGCTGACATTACACTGGCCTCGCCCAAAGGGGGACAGCCGCCGATTGATCCGTCCAGCGACAACGCTGACGCACAGACCGACGACACCCGTCGGTTCAAAGACGATCCAGAGACGCAAAAGCATCTTGCGACGACGCTGAAGCTTTCGGATGTAACCGAAGACGGGTTCGACGCCATCTTCTATCCGGGCGGCCACGGCCCCTTGTGGGATCTGGCCGAAAATGCGGACAGCAAACGCCTGATCGAGGCCTTCGCCGCCGCCGACTTGCCTGTCGGCGCAGTTTGCCACGCCCCCGCCGTGTTCCGCCACACCCAAGGCGCGGACGGCAAACCGCTGGTGTCTGGCCGCCGGGTGACGGGTTTTACCAACACCGAAGAAGAGGCCGTCGGCCTTACCGATGTTGTGCCGTTCTTGGTGGAAGACATGCTGAAGGCCAATGGTGGCCAGTATGAAAAAGGGGCGGATTGGGCCAGTTTCGTGCTGCGTGACGGAAAACTGGTCACCGGCCAGAACCCCGCCTCATCCACCGCCGCCGCGCAAGAGATCCTAGCACTTCTGAAATAG
- a CDS encoding NADP-dependent oxidoreductase, with the protein MAQTETVNRQLVLAERPKGEPTKDTLRLVEGDVPSPGVGQILLRTEYLSLDPYMRGRMSDAPSYAAPVEIDGVMEGGTVAQVVTSQVDGFAPGDWVLSFNGWQDYALSDGAGLTNLGKSPAHPSWALGIMGMPGFTAWAGLTQIGAPKPGETIAVAAATGPVGATVGQIGKILGCRVVGIAGGPEKCAYAVNELGFDACIDHKADDFAEQLAKACPDGIDVYFENVGGKVLDGVIPLLNPNARVPVCGLISQYNATDLPEGPDRMNWLMGQILRKKIKVQGFIIFDDFGHLYPDFAKDMGAWIESGQIKYREEIIDGLENALEAFIGLLNGENFGKRVIRVGEKK; encoded by the coding sequence ATGGCACAGACCGAAACAGTAAACCGCCAGCTTGTGCTGGCGGAACGCCCCAAAGGCGAACCGACCAAGGACACGCTTCGCCTTGTTGAGGGGGACGTCCCCTCCCCCGGTGTGGGCCAGATACTTCTGCGCACCGAATATCTGTCGCTGGACCCTTATATGCGGGGGCGCATGAGTGATGCGCCGTCTTACGCCGCCCCGGTGGAAATTGATGGCGTGATGGAGGGCGGCACAGTGGCTCAGGTCGTCACCTCACAGGTTGATGGCTTTGCGCCGGGCGACTGGGTGCTCAGCTTCAATGGCTGGCAGGATTATGCCCTGTCGGATGGCGCGGGGTTGACAAACCTTGGCAAATCACCCGCGCATCCGTCTTGGGCGCTTGGTATCATGGGTATGCCCGGCTTTACCGCTTGGGCGGGCCTTACACAAATTGGCGCGCCAAAACCTGGCGAGACCATCGCCGTGGCGGCCGCAACCGGCCCTGTCGGGGCCACTGTGGGCCAGATCGGCAAGATCCTTGGCTGCCGCGTGGTCGGCATCGCGGGCGGACCAGAGAAATGCGCCTATGCGGTCAATGAGTTGGGTTTTGACGCCTGTATTGATCACAAGGCAGATGACTTTGCCGAACAGCTTGCCAAGGCCTGTCCCGATGGCATTGATGTCTATTTCGAAAATGTCGGCGGCAAGGTCCTCGACGGGGTCATCCCGCTGTTGAATCCAAACGCACGGGTGCCGGTCTGCGGATTGATCTCTCAGTATAATGCGACTGACTTGCCCGAAGGACCGGACCGGATGAATTGGCTTATGGGTCAAATCCTGCGCAAGAAGATCAAGGTGCAGGGCTTCATCATCTTTGACGACTTCGGCCACCTCTACCCGGATTTTGCCAAAGACATGGGGGCGTGGATCGAAAGCGGCCAAATCAAGTACCGCGAAGAAATCATCGACGGTTTGGAAAATGCGCTCGAAGCCTTCATTGGCCTGCTGAATGGTGAAAACTTTGGCAAGCGCGTGATCCGCGTCGGCGAGAAAAAATAG
- a CDS encoding iron-containing alcohol dehydrogenase yields MKNFDFRNPTHILFGKGRIADLKDQVPADAKVLILYGGGSAEKTGVLGQVRAALAGRTLVEFGGIEPNPRYATALEAVEVIGQEGITFLLAVGGGSVIDATKFIAAAAKYDGDAWDILTSRGSVITQALPFGTVLTLPATGSEMNSGAVITNPEKGAKLPFSSPHCYPVFSVLDPEVTYTLPPRQIANGVADAFVHIIEQYLTYPSAARVQDGFAETLLRTLIELGPKALETPEDYDVRANLMWTATLALNGLIGAGVPQDWASHMIGHEITALNDTDHARTLAVVLPSLMNDQRGPKREKLLQYAANVWDIREGSDEARIDAVIKATRGFFELMGIKTRLGDYDVATPEIDRIIVALKDHGMIALGEQKAITPEDARRILEAAL; encoded by the coding sequence ATGAAGAATTTTGACTTTCGCAATCCGACACATATCCTGTTTGGCAAGGGCCGTATCGCGGACCTAAAGGATCAGGTTCCGGCTGACGCAAAGGTGCTGATCCTCTATGGTGGAGGCAGCGCGGAGAAAACAGGCGTCCTTGGTCAGGTGCGTGCGGCACTTGCGGGCCGGACCTTGGTCGAATTTGGCGGCATTGAGCCCAATCCGCGCTACGCCACTGCGCTGGAAGCTGTCGAGGTGATTGGCCAAGAAGGGATCACCTTCCTGTTGGCTGTCGGCGGTGGTTCCGTTATTGACGCCACCAAATTTATCGCGGCGGCGGCCAAATATGATGGCGACGCCTGGGACATCCTGACATCTCGCGGGTCGGTCATCACGCAAGCGCTGCCCTTTGGCACCGTGTTGACCTTGCCCGCCACCGGGTCAGAGATGAACTCTGGCGCTGTGATCACCAACCCTGAAAAGGGTGCAAAGCTTCCGTTTAGCAGCCCGCATTGCTATCCGGTCTTCTCGGTGCTGGACCCTGAGGTCACTTACACGCTGCCGCCCCGTCAAATCGCGAACGGCGTGGCCGACGCCTTTGTTCACATCATCGAACAGTATTTGACCTATCCATCCGCCGCGCGCGTTCAGGACGGTTTTGCCGAAACCCTGCTCCGCACCCTGATCGAGCTTGGGCCCAAAGCCCTTGAGACGCCCGAGGACTATGACGTTCGCGCCAACCTGATGTGGACGGCAACGCTGGCCCTGAATGGCCTGATCGGCGCAGGTGTACCGCAGGACTGGGCAAGCCATATGATCGGACATGAGATTACCGCGCTTAATGACACCGACCACGCCCGCACACTGGCTGTCGTGTTGCCGTCACTGATGAACGACCAACGTGGCCCCAAACGCGAGAAACTGCTGCAATATGCTGCCAATGTTTGGGACATCCGCGAGGGATCCGATGAGGCACGGATTGATGCCGTGATCAAGGCGACACGCGGGTTCTTTGAACTGATGGGCATCAAAACCCGACTCGGCGATTACGATGTTGCCACGCCTGAAATTGATCGCATCATCGTCGCCTTGAAGGATCACGGTATGATCGCCCTTGGCGAACAAAAGGCCATCACCCCCGAGGATGCCCGCCGCATTCTTGAAGCAGCCCTGTAG
- a CDS encoding organic hydroperoxide resistance protein has translation MKIFYKTTATATGGRSGTAALNDGSFSVQMVRPDSGEAGVNPEQLFALGYAACFDSAMEMTAKQLKLDATGAKTTIDVGIGQRAEGGYGLDLDITAHLPGMARMDAERLVEATHQVCPYSNATRGNVDVRLHIETEGN, from the coding sequence ATGAAAATCTTCTACAAAACCACTGCAACGGCAACCGGAGGACGCTCGGGCACCGCCGCGCTCAACGACGGCAGCTTTTCAGTCCAGATGGTCCGCCCGGACAGCGGCGAGGCGGGGGTGAACCCCGAGCAGTTGTTCGCGCTTGGCTATGCGGCCTGTTTTGATAGCGCGATGGAAATGACCGCAAAACAACTCAAACTGGATGCCACAGGAGCCAAAACCACGATCGACGTCGGCATCGGCCAACGCGCCGAGGGCGGATACGGACTTGATCTCGACATCACCGCACATCTGCCGGGCATGGCTCGCATGGATGCTGAAAGACTTGTCGAAGCGACGCACCAGGTCTGCCCATACTCCAACGCCACACGCGGAAACGTTGACGTGCGCCTGCACATTGAAACTGAAGGAAACTGA
- a CDS encoding TetR/AcrR family transcriptional regulator — MKKATPPLDDRSNEAISGVMEQKNDTRSQILTTGRRLTAKQGYTGVGLSALLKEAGVPKGSFYHYFASKEAYGCALLNDFMTDYSTRLNASLAHPDMDARSRFLTYFEEWRKKQISPNLEDRCLVVKLSAEVADLSENMSNILQKSVSEIVARLTETLEQGTDDGTIAALEDARSTAEMIYHMWLGASLVASLSHSEAPLNSAMGATKVLVPRP, encoded by the coding sequence TTGAAAAAAGCCACACCACCCCTAGACGACCGGTCTAATGAGGCTATATCGGGGGTCATGGAACAGAAAAACGACACACGCTCACAGATACTGACCACAGGACGACGCCTGACAGCCAAGCAGGGCTACACAGGTGTCGGTCTGAGTGCGCTGTTGAAAGAGGCCGGTGTTCCGAAAGGGTCGTTCTATCACTATTTCGCCTCCAAGGAAGCTTATGGCTGTGCGCTGTTGAACGATTTTATGACGGACTATAGCACACGCCTGAACGCGTCGCTTGCGCATCCGGACATGGATGCACGGTCTCGATTCTTGACCTATTTCGAAGAGTGGCGGAAAAAACAGATCAGCCCCAACCTCGAAGACCGGTGCTTGGTCGTCAAACTGTCCGCAGAGGTTGCCGACCTCTCGGAGAACATGAGCAATATCTTGCAGAAAAGTGTGTCCGAAATCGTCGCGCGCCTGACGGAGACCCTTGAACAGGGAACGGACGATGGCACGATCGCCGCGCTTGAAGACGCCCGGTCCACGGCAGAAATGATCTATCACATGTGGCTTGGGGCCAGCCTCGTCGCGAGCCTCTCGCATAGTGAAGCCCCGCTCAATTCCGCAATGGGCGCAACAAAGGTGCTCGTTCCGAGGCCATAA
- a CDS encoding helix-turn-helix transcriptional regulator, whose product MSILPDTASPDLAHPQEQELQLTQVLFALSDLGRLDIVRQLRDGPVEMANCNLMDPEVAKSTKSHLFKVLREAGVIQNIPKGRGRLLSLRRDALDRRFPGLLEAVLNAN is encoded by the coding sequence ATGAGTATCTTACCCGACACTGCCAGCCCCGATCTTGCGCACCCGCAGGAACAGGAGCTGCAACTGACGCAGGTCTTGTTCGCACTCAGCGATCTGGGCCGGTTGGACATCGTGCGTCAGCTCCGCGACGGCCCGGTCGAAATGGCAAACTGCAATTTAATGGACCCGGAAGTGGCGAAATCCACCAAGTCGCACCTGTTCAAAGTGTTGCGCGAAGCTGGTGTGATTCAGAACATCCCCAAGGGGCGAGGTCGCCTGCTGTCGCTGCGAAGAGATGCGCTTGACCGTCGCTTTCCTGGCTTGCTGGAAGCAGTGCTGAACGCAAACTAA
- a CDS encoding MFS transporter: MTTIVMSPKARERAGFAIVLTGSALMMASASAPSPFYPLLQQQLGFSSLVVSEIFAIYAIALLATLLVAGSISDHVGRRPVLSIGFVLLAVSAAGFELSGSVPALLLARVVQGVACGLLLSTLSAAITDLEPPEFKGIAAICNSVIPLVGLALGALVSGFAMEHLTEPKFDIFTGIAVASLVLALATWGLPETSPRHEGLLQALKPRVGLPIEVRGTFWRGAPALFAGWATGGLYLSLGALIISRVFGIQNVIVQGFVVALLAGVGALACFIARNYSAREVMLFGTAALSMGTFATLFGIQYENLVLYLIALAIVGAGFGTCFYGFIRSIIPLVPEDVRGETFAALFCISYLAFGLPVVIAGLLVPVFGIKVVVICYGSLIASLAALAGLMRKFGRTD; the protein is encoded by the coding sequence ATGACTACGATTGTGATGTCACCCAAGGCTAGAGAGCGCGCTGGTTTCGCAATCGTGCTTACCGGAAGCGCTCTGATGATGGCGAGCGCGAGCGCGCCGTCCCCTTTTTATCCGCTCTTGCAGCAGCAACTTGGTTTTTCGTCTTTGGTCGTGTCGGAGATCTTCGCAATCTACGCAATTGCCCTTCTTGCGACGCTGCTCGTGGCCGGATCAATTTCGGATCATGTCGGGCGACGCCCTGTACTGTCGATAGGGTTCGTGCTTCTCGCTGTTTCCGCTGCCGGATTCGAACTGTCAGGTTCTGTGCCTGCGTTGTTATTGGCTCGTGTAGTACAGGGCGTAGCATGCGGCCTTCTTTTGTCTACGCTGTCGGCGGCTATTACGGATCTTGAACCCCCTGAATTCAAGGGCATCGCGGCGATCTGTAATTCAGTCATCCCCCTCGTCGGGCTGGCCTTGGGGGCCTTGGTATCCGGCTTCGCAATGGAGCACCTTACCGAGCCAAAATTTGATATATTCACCGGGATTGCAGTGGCCAGCCTGGTGTTGGCGCTGGCCACATGGGGCTTGCCCGAAACATCGCCACGGCATGAAGGCTTGTTGCAGGCGCTGAAGCCTCGCGTTGGCCTCCCGATCGAAGTCAGGGGCACGTTCTGGCGTGGCGCTCCGGCGCTATTCGCGGGCTGGGCCACAGGGGGGCTGTATCTGTCGCTTGGCGCACTCATCATCTCACGTGTTTTTGGTATTCAAAATGTGATCGTCCAGGGCTTCGTGGTCGCACTGCTGGCTGGGGTTGGTGCGCTGGCTTGTTTCATTGCGCGCAACTACTCTGCGCGTGAGGTCATGTTGTTTGGCACCGCAGCGCTATCAATGGGAACCTTCGCCACTTTGTTTGGCATTCAATACGAAAATCTAGTGCTCTACCTTATTGCGCTCGCTATCGTTGGAGCGGGCTTCGGCACCTGCTTTTATGGTTTCATCCGCTCGATTATTCCGCTGGTGCCCGAGGATGTCAGAGGAGAAACTTTCGCCGCGCTATTCTGTATCAGCTACTTGGCATTCGGCTTGCCAGTCGTAATTGCCGGACTTTTGGTGCCGGTGTTCGGGATCAAAGTCGTTGTGATCTGTTATGGCAGCCTGATCGCCTCACTGGCCGCTCTCGCTGGACTGATGCGCAAATTCGGCCGAACCGACTAG
- a CDS encoding IS6 family transposase, whose protein sequence is MEDLSRIKGFRFPRSVIGYAVWVYHRFALSLRDVEDLLAERGICVSYETIRDWVNRFGHQIAAKIRRDRPRPADKWHLDEVVIRIKGRSHWLWRAVDANGDVLDILVQSRRNKAAALRFLRKLMKRWGQPRVLVTDKLRSYGAAKAEIAPGLEHRQHKGLNNRSEASHRHTRRREKIMGRFKSPRQAQKFLSVHDQAASLFRPKRHRLSATSYHHTRSDAFTLWAGYAAELTV, encoded by the coding sequence ATCGAAGATTTGTCCCGGATCAAAGGCTTCCGATTTCCTCGAAGCGTCATTGGCTACGCCGTATGGGTCTACCATCGGTTTGCCCTGAGCCTGCGCGACGTCGAGGACCTCCTGGCCGAACGCGGCATCTGCGTTTCGTACGAGACGATCCGGGATTGGGTGAACCGGTTTGGCCATCAAATCGCCGCCAAGATCCGGCGTGACCGCCCGCGACCGGCCGACAAGTGGCATCTTGATGAAGTCGTGATCCGGATCAAAGGCCGGAGCCACTGGCTTTGGCGGGCCGTGGACGCCAATGGAGATGTGCTCGATATCCTCGTCCAATCGCGCCGCAACAAGGCTGCGGCGCTGCGTTTCCTCCGCAAACTCATGAAACGCTGGGGTCAGCCTCGGGTCCTTGTCACGGATAAACTGCGGTCCTACGGGGCGGCCAAGGCGGAGATCGCACCGGGGCTCGAACATCGCCAGCACAAAGGGTTGAACAACCGAAGTGAGGCGTCCCACCGGCACACAAGGCGGCGCGAGAAAATCATGGGGCGGTTCAAATCCCCGCGCCAGGCGCAGAAGTTCCTGTCAGTGCATGACCAGGCCGCCAGTCTGTTCCGCCCGAAACGTCACCGTCTGTCCGCAACATCCTACCACCATACCAGGTCCGATGCGTTCACGCTGTGGGCCGGCTATGCAGCCGAGTTGACCGTCTGA
- a CDS encoding transposase, producing MIEAVTERLDGAPISERRRWSDEFKERAVAAALEPDVNVSALARRLGISPAQLFGWRKAFLKKQVHDVAPGAPVPMVEIVVGGVIIRVSPDLDEAALRRILRAVRAA from the coding sequence TTGATCGAGGCTGTGACGGAAAGGCTTGACGGTGCGCCGATCAGCGAGCGGCGCCGTTGGTCTGATGAGTTCAAAGAGAGGGCCGTCGCCGCGGCGCTGGAGCCGGACGTGAATGTTTCAGCGCTGGCCCGCCGTCTTGGGATTTCGCCAGCGCAGCTGTTTGGCTGGCGCAAGGCTTTCCTGAAGAAGCAGGTGCATGATGTTGCACCCGGCGCACCCGTGCCGATGGTGGAGATTGTGGTGGGCGGTGTCATCATCCGCGTCAGCCCTGACCTCGACGAGGCTGCGCTGCGCCGGATCCTACGCGCGGTGCGCGCAGCATGA
- the tnpB gene encoding IS66 family insertion sequence element accessory protein TnpB (TnpB, as the term is used for proteins encoded by IS66 family insertion elements, is considered an accessory protein, since TnpC, encoded by a neighboring gene, is a DDE family transposase.), producing MISSGVKVFLASHPVDFRKGPDSLLSLVRDAGQDPFSGALYVFRAKRADRVKIVWWDGSGVCLYAKRLEKFAFCWPRIGHVRVQLNHAQLMALVDGLDWKRVRPMVVRAPVFAG from the coding sequence ATGATCTCCTCCGGTGTGAAGGTCTTTCTGGCCAGCCATCCGGTAGACTTCCGTAAAGGTCCAGATAGCCTGCTGTCGTTGGTGCGCGATGCTGGCCAAGACCCGTTCAGCGGTGCGCTCTATGTGTTCCGTGCGAAACGCGCCGACCGGGTCAAAATCGTCTGGTGGGACGGCAGCGGTGTCTGCCTTTATGCGAAGCGCCTCGAGAAATTCGCGTTCTGCTGGCCGCGTATTGGGCATGTCCGGGTCCAGCTCAACCACGCCCAGCTTATGGCGCTTGTGGATGGTCTGGATTGGAAGCGGGTGCGTCCCATGGTGGTGAGAGCGCCTGTATTTGCTGGATAA
- a CDS encoding helix-turn-helix domain-containing protein, with protein sequence MPRPAKNLKLEERIEVARRFAAGESAKELAAAFGISPRHVNRLAKEEAGEGLAVRDPSETVAFRASRSELDAFDAEWRERGFANRSQALNAVLRGQCGFLDVPRDLVSEFCGAWRQAKDVSDAGLVLAKAVHRGRLEVSEADRAVLIELLDLAQSMSREMGRMKDAAQALRHQEWPQKEEGQGADDAVLEDGPRTIERGLRLVRNG encoded by the coding sequence GTGCCGAGACCAGCGAAAAACCTGAAGCTTGAAGAGCGCATCGAAGTCGCGCGGCGCTTTGCGGCTGGCGAGAGCGCGAAGGAGCTGGCGGCGGCGTTTGGCATCTCGCCGCGCCATGTGAACCGGCTCGCAAAAGAGGAGGCGGGCGAGGGGCTCGCGGTGCGCGATCCGAGCGAGACAGTGGCCTTCCGGGCCAGCCGATCCGAGCTAGACGCCTTCGATGCCGAGTGGCGCGAACGGGGTTTTGCCAACCGGTCCCAGGCGCTCAATGCGGTGCTGCGCGGACAATGCGGATTTCTCGATGTACCCCGTGATCTGGTCTCGGAATTCTGCGGCGCATGGCGTCAGGCGAAGGATGTGAGCGACGCTGGATTGGTGCTCGCCAAGGCGGTCCATCGCGGTCGACTGGAGGTCTCGGAGGCGGACCGCGCGGTACTGATCGAACTGCTCGATTTGGCGCAGTCCATGAGCCGTGAGATGGGCCGGATGAAAGATGCGGCGCAAGCGCTGCGTCATCAGGAGTGGCCGCAAAAGGAAGAAGGGCAGGGGGCGGATGACGCGGTTCTGGAGGATGGCCCGCGCACGATCGAGCGCGGATTGAGGCTCGTCAGGAATGGCTGA
- a CDS encoding relaxase/mobilization nuclease domain-containing protein, with amino-acid sequence MADPLALYASVMGRLWEDERIRGQAAARIDARLAGRRQGRSFARVGSLSARNALKAASGQSRAAVFKRIRAGGCKTRSSLGAQISYINDKAVYTYSTMTNALTDAAVLSEDQKEDIIEDWAGTWRGSTKLGFTSHMLLSFPTDVTVDQVRDIAMDWTEHFFESGEYGDQWDYVLAVHDDRAHKHAHIILNNRGVENGTWFSCWAEGVMSPQLMREKQAEIAERYGVMLDATTRLERGIFEKPAGIEEIYRAKEEARLPREIVMTAQESAIAQAQVVGFAKDYKNLADLLDRMDRRHMARAVRGMADGLGSGTPWNFTEGEIDMKDIKTVGDAIDYSERTIEALRLKAEELDPAERAAFEAKAAPIIADLSQMVPDPELRARFGKQLEEPYPPGAGSEVLIAALRSGNDDGLRDVLERAVGAGIDSEELVARIAVGGTRNYGTAQDWVERDMNAVLSRDGLSVETATDDQLDAALEKVDGVMDALMERAKEMGVEIVRTLADEEEATLPLIDEDDRTPNPYLQDLADMLRDGKLTEEQEETVERTLQAELFKELGEEGLAELRRGNYEVLDAALPSKLDQITVTQEFLEMTFEETGDQVFTDRAAGLQQDKATEVARLRGQQESQELGRDPGRDRGLDDEMEF; translated from the coding sequence ATGGCTGATCCGCTCGCCCTCTATGCCTCGGTCATGGGCCGGCTCTGGGAGGATGAGCGCATCCGGGGCCAGGCCGCAGCGCGGATCGACGCCCGGCTGGCGGGCCGTCGGCAGGGGCGGAGTTTCGCGCGGGTGGGGTCGCTGTCGGCGCGAAACGCGCTGAAAGCGGCCTCGGGTCAGAGCCGGGCGGCGGTGTTCAAACGGATCCGGGCAGGAGGCTGCAAGACGCGTTCTTCGCTTGGGGCACAGATCTCTTACATCAACGACAAGGCGGTCTACACCTATTCGACGATGACCAACGCGCTGACCGATGCGGCGGTGCTCTCTGAGGATCAGAAAGAGGACATCATCGAGGACTGGGCCGGGACCTGGCGCGGCTCGACCAAGCTCGGGTTCACCTCACACATGCTGCTCTCGTTCCCGACCGACGTAACGGTCGATCAGGTGCGCGACATCGCGATGGACTGGACGGAGCATTTCTTCGAGAGCGGGGAATACGGCGACCAGTGGGACTATGTCCTCGCGGTCCATGACGACCGCGCGCACAAGCACGCGCACATCATCCTGAACAACCGCGGTGTCGAAAACGGCACCTGGTTCTCCTGCTGGGCCGAGGGCGTGATGTCGCCGCAGCTCATGCGGGAGAAGCAGGCCGAGATCGCGGAACGCTACGGCGTGATGCTCGACGCCACGACCCGGCTCGAGCGCGGTATCTTCGAGAAGCCCGCCGGGATCGAGGAGATCTACCGCGCCAAGGAAGAAGCCCGGCTGCCGCGCGAGATCGTCATGACAGCCCAGGAATCCGCCATCGCGCAGGCGCAGGTGGTGGGCTTCGCCAAGGACTACAAGAACCTCGCCGACCTGCTGGACCGGATGGACCGGCGCCACATGGCGCGCGCCGTGCGCGGCATGGCGGACGGTCTCGGCTCCGGTACGCCGTGGAACTTCACCGAAGGAGAGATAGACATGAAGGACATCAAGACCGTCGGTGATGCGATCGACTATTCCGAGCGCACCATTGAGGCGCTGCGACTCAAGGCCGAGGAGTTGGACCCGGCCGAGCGCGCCGCCTTCGAGGCCAAGGCCGCGCCGATTATCGCAGACCTCTCGCAGATGGTGCCGGACCCGGAACTGCGCGCGCGGTTTGGCAAGCAGCTTGAAGAGCCCTATCCGCCGGGGGCGGGCAGCGAGGTGCTGATCGCCGCACTTCGGTCCGGCAATGACGACGGGCTGCGTGACGTGCTCGAGCGCGCTGTCGGCGCGGGCATTGACAGCGAAGAACTGGTGGCACGCATCGCTGTGGGCGGTACGCGAAACTACGGTACGGCGCAGGACTGGGTCGAGCGGGACATGAACGCGGTGCTGTCGAGGGACGGTCTCAGCGTTGAGACCGCGACTGACGACCAGCTCGATGCGGCGCTCGAGAAGGTCGACGGCGTGATGGACGCGCTGATGGAGCGGGCGAAGGAGATGGGCGTCGAGATCGTCCGGACCCTTGCCGATGAGGAGGAGGCGACACTGCCCCTCATTGACGAGGATGACCGGACGCCCAATCCCTATCTGCAGGACCTCGCCGACATGTTGCGCGACGGCAAGCTCACCGAGGAACAGGAAGAGACCGTCGAGCGGACCCTGCAAGCTGAGCTCTTCAAGGAGTTGGGCGAAGAAGGCTTGGCCGAACTTCGCCGCGGCAACTACGAGGTGCTGGATGCGGCCCTGCCGAGCAAGCTTGATCAAATCACCGTCACGCAGGAGTTTCTCGAAATGACCTTCGAGGAGACCGGCGACCAGGTCTTCACCGATCGCGCCGCCGGGTTGCAGCAGGACAAGGCGACCGAAGTGGCGCGGCTGCGCGGCCAGCAAGAGTCGCAGGAGTTGGGCCGGGATCCTGGCCGTGACCGCGGACTCGACGACGAGATGGAATTCTAA